Proteins co-encoded in one Actinomycetota bacterium genomic window:
- a CDS encoding response regulator, whose product MAINPSGARILIVDDQEIHIRLLRYILTDAGFTNITGYTDPREALAAFERVSPDIVLLDLMMFPIDGFTVMRKMHDMMEEDDVVPIVFLTADVNPEHRHRALELGAKDFLEKPFDHDEVVLRIRNLLETRLLHTKLRDLAAGRRPAEQPSEAANA is encoded by the coding sequence GTGGCCATCAACCCGTCGGGGGCGCGCATCCTGATCGTCGACGATCAGGAGATCCATATCCGGCTCCTCCGCTACATCCTCACCGACGCCGGGTTCACGAACATCACCGGCTACACCGACCCGCGCGAGGCGCTCGCGGCCTTCGAGCGGGTGTCGCCGGACATCGTCCTGCTCGACCTCATGATGTTCCCGATCGACGGGTTCACCGTGATGCGGAAGATGCACGACATGATGGAAGAAGACGACGTGGTGCCGATCGTTTTCCTCACCGCCGACGTCAACCCCGAGCACCGGCACCGCGCGCTCGAGCTCGGCGCCAAGGACTTCCTCGAGAAGCCGTTCGATCACGACGAGGTCGTGCTCCGGATCCGCAACCTGCTCGAGACGAGGCTGCTCCACACGAAGCTGCGCGATCTCGCGGCCGGACGGCGTCCAGCGGAGCAACCGTCCGAGGCGGCGAACGCCTAG